One stretch of Aquimarina sp. Aq107 DNA includes these proteins:
- a CDS encoding LytTR family DNA-binding domain-containing protein translates to MNCIIIEDQLPAQRILKKYIEDMGTLKLMGTFTDAIEAMQLMKSTKVDVIFLDIHLPKISGIDFLKTLSNPPQVILTTAFSDYALESYEFDVVDYLLKPFSFQRFIKAVSKVESKKQEFSLDTNTEEITEVYAKIGFDHVRILIADITYIISDTDYTEIHLKDKKLVSSETLRYWEELLPPKKFMRVHKSYIINTSKIEKFSGNQIYLIGQKIIPLGRAYKSNFTKKIL, encoded by the coding sequence ATGAATTGCATCATTATAGAAGATCAATTACCGGCGCAACGTATTCTAAAAAAGTATATAGAAGATATGGGTACCCTAAAACTCATGGGAACCTTTACAGATGCTATTGAAGCTATGCAACTAATGAAGTCTACTAAGGTAGATGTTATTTTTTTAGACATACATTTACCTAAGATTTCGGGAATTGACTTTTTAAAAACACTCTCTAATCCACCTCAAGTTATTCTTACTACAGCGTTTTCGGATTATGCTTTGGAGAGTTATGAGTTTGATGTCGTGGATTATTTGTTAAAACCGTTTTCTTTTCAAAGGTTTATAAAAGCTGTTTCCAAAGTAGAAAGTAAAAAGCAAGAGTTTTCTTTAGATACGAATACTGAAGAAATTACGGAAGTCTATGCGAAAATTGGTTTCGATCATGTACGAATCCTTATTGCCGACATTACATATATTATATCCGACACGGATTATACAGAAATTCATTTAAAAGATAAAAAACTCGTGTCTTCGGAGACTTTACGTTATTGGGAAGAACTTTTACCTCCTAAAAAGTTTATGAGAGTACACAAATCTTATATTATTAATACTTCAAAAATTGAAAAATTCTCTGGTAATCAGATATATCTAATTGGTCAAAAGATAATTCCTTTAGGTAGGGCCTATAAAAGTAATTTCACAAAAAAAATCCTGTAG
- a CDS encoding sensor histidine kinase, with product MKNTLLHKEVWFQVILHIVVFIFYSFDRRNPEIQFYQFVFFLNFVTAGLIINYVLLPRFLYPGAYLKFILFFSLVVTGVIFVEESILEKIYFPDTRGAKFLGVIYNLMSTLPTLSVLAGFKFGWDALIKQREVKELKDSVKESELQFLKSQINPHFLFNNMNNLYSYAIEKSPRTPELILELSGVLRYMLYECKAKYVSLSKEVEQLENFINLGRLQIEGRGTVTLSKDIERANFWIAPLILIVFVENALKHGSSSQTDGIIINMDIRVTRDGILYFNCSNTYKNQTNTNNLDSGIGLENVKKRLDILYPKAHELHINSDKDMYEVQLMIDLKKSKEP from the coding sequence GTGAAAAACACACTATTACATAAAGAGGTTTGGTTCCAAGTGATATTACACATTGTAGTATTTATTTTCTATTCTTTTGACCGCCGTAATCCAGAAATACAATTCTATCAATTTGTGTTTTTTTTGAATTTTGTAACTGCTGGTCTTATCATCAATTATGTACTTCTTCCAAGATTTTTATATCCTGGAGCATATTTAAAGTTTATTTTGTTTTTTAGTTTAGTTGTGACGGGAGTAATTTTTGTTGAAGAATCTATATTAGAAAAGATATATTTTCCGGATACTCGTGGAGCTAAGTTTTTAGGCGTAATATATAACCTAATGAGTACATTGCCTACGTTGTCTGTATTGGCAGGGTTTAAATTTGGATGGGATGCACTTATCAAGCAGCGAGAAGTTAAAGAATTAAAGGATTCTGTAAAAGAGAGTGAACTTCAATTTTTGAAATCACAGATTAATCCTCACTTCCTTTTTAATAATATGAATAATTTATACTCATATGCAATTGAAAAATCTCCTCGTACACCAGAATTGATCTTGGAATTATCAGGCGTACTACGATATATGCTTTATGAATGTAAAGCAAAATATGTTTCTCTTTCTAAAGAAGTAGAACAATTAGAAAACTTTATCAATTTAGGACGATTACAAATAGAAGGGCGAGGCACAGTTACGCTATCTAAAGATATTGAACGAGCAAATTTTTGGATAGCTCCATTGATATTGATCGTTTTTGTTGAGAATGCTCTAAAACACGGTAGTTCTAGTCAGACCGATGGGATCATAATAAATATGGATATTAGGGTAACACGTGATGGAATACTTTATTTTAATTGTTCTAATACATATAAAAACCAGACTAATACTAATAATTTAGATAGTGGAATTGGTTTAGAAAATGTAAAAAAACGATTAGATATATTATACCCAAAGGCACATGAATTACATATTAATAGCGATAAAGATATGTATGAAGTTCAGTTAATGATCGATCTAAAAAAGTCCAAAGAACCATGA
- a CDS encoding TonB-dependent receptor domain-containing protein, translated as MNNRVFIILLFFTATIWAQNKEILISGTLVEAETGQPIPYATIVLNDTNSKATISGAITNDNGTFEINTTADNFYIEISFIGFKTLQLRTFETIENRVSLGKVKLYQDSETLDEVVVRGEVSKTEFKLDKRVFNVGKDLSTAGASALEVLNNVPSVNVNIEGEISLRGTGGVQILINGKPSVLADESSNALGTITADMIQSIEVITNPSAKYEASGTSGILNIILKKEEKKGWNGSISLNTGIPDNHNVGVSLNRRTEKFNLFTQIGAGYRSLPRDNEAINRNLENNEVIFSEGENFRNETFFNITLGTDYHLNEYNVLTLSGNFAYEIEDQPSETNFRFFDGDNTLVSQWVRNETTDATNPKWQYEFNWKKQFKNNKDHTFQLSALGSFFGKDQSSLFADTTIEGENVDSNQRTATDYQQADFTFKADYTNPLTEEYSIETGAQYVINDVGNDFEVEDLIDGEYVINESLTNDFEWIQKVLGVYATLSYENDIWGVKGGLRIENTDLETLLANTNEGSSRNFTNFFPSFHTSYKISDKISLQAGYSKRIFRPRLRDLNPFFNIRNNFNIRTGNPELQPEFTNSYELTSIYKIGKASLSSSLYHRYTTDVVERVSTFIDNVNFSTPENIGTNSSIGFETNGKYSPTKWLTFTGDFNFNYFDRKGTFEDQVFDFNGNQWSTRLGTKLGLPADIDLEINGNYRSDFETVQGKQSGFAFLDLGMRKKILKGKIVANLGIRDVFASRIQENFVNQPTFETYNFGQRGRFFTFGLSYAFGKGEAVTYSGRRR; from the coding sequence ATGAACAATCGGGTTTTTATAATCTTACTTTTTTTTACGGCTACAATCTGGGCCCAAAATAAGGAAATACTAATTTCTGGCACATTAGTGGAAGCAGAAACAGGCCAGCCTATACCCTATGCTACGATTGTTCTAAATGACACAAATTCTAAAGCCACTATTTCTGGGGCAATTACTAATGACAATGGAACTTTCGAGATAAACACTACAGCAGATAATTTCTATATCGAAATCAGCTTTATAGGATTCAAAACGCTTCAACTGCGAACCTTTGAAACAATAGAAAATAGAGTTAGTCTTGGCAAAGTTAAACTATATCAAGATAGCGAAACATTGGACGAAGTTGTTGTTCGAGGCGAAGTATCTAAAACAGAATTTAAACTTGATAAACGTGTATTTAATGTCGGAAAAGATTTAAGTACAGCAGGTGCAAGTGCATTAGAAGTATTAAATAATGTACCTTCTGTGAATGTTAACATCGAGGGAGAGATAAGCCTTCGAGGAACTGGAGGTGTTCAGATCTTAATAAATGGAAAACCATCAGTCCTAGCAGATGAATCTAGCAATGCCTTAGGAACCATTACTGCTGATATGATTCAAAGTATTGAAGTAATTACAAATCCTTCTGCTAAGTATGAAGCCTCTGGTACTTCAGGAATATTAAATATCATACTGAAAAAAGAAGAAAAAAAGGGATGGAATGGCTCCATTTCACTTAATACAGGAATTCCCGATAATCATAATGTAGGGGTTAGTCTTAATCGTAGAACAGAAAAGTTTAATCTATTTACCCAGATCGGTGCAGGCTATCGATCATTACCAAGAGATAATGAAGCAATCAACCGTAATTTAGAAAATAATGAAGTTATTTTTAGTGAAGGTGAAAATTTTAGAAATGAGACTTTCTTCAATATAACTTTAGGAACAGACTATCATCTTAATGAATATAATGTGTTAACACTTTCCGGAAATTTTGCTTATGAAATAGAAGATCAACCTTCTGAAACCAATTTCCGCTTTTTTGATGGTGATAATACATTAGTATCACAATGGGTCCGTAATGAAACTACTGATGCAACAAATCCCAAATGGCAGTATGAGTTTAATTGGAAAAAACAGTTTAAAAACAATAAAGATCACACTTTTCAATTAAGCGCTTTGGGAAGTTTCTTTGGAAAAGACCAATCTTCTTTATTTGCGGATACCACAATAGAAGGAGAAAATGTTGACAGTAACCAACGTACTGCTACTGATTATCAACAAGCAGACTTTACGTTTAAGGCGGATTACACAAATCCATTAACTGAGGAATACAGTATCGAAACAGGAGCTCAGTATGTTATAAATGATGTAGGTAATGATTTTGAAGTTGAAGATTTAATTGATGGAGAATATGTTATTAATGAAAGTCTTACCAATGATTTTGAATGGATACAAAAGGTATTAGGTGTTTATGCCACTTTATCATATGAAAATGATATTTGGGGGGTTAAAGGAGGTTTGCGAATAGAGAATACTGATTTAGAAACATTATTAGCAAATACGAATGAGGGCAGCTCACGAAATTTTACTAATTTTTTTCCAAGTTTTCATACATCTTATAAGATAAGCGATAAAATTTCACTTCAGGCTGGTTACTCAAAAAGAATTTTTAGACCTCGATTAAGAGATTTAAATCCTTTCTTTAATATCCGAAATAATTTTAATATTAGAACAGGGAACCCAGAACTACAACCAGAATTCACTAATTCTTATGAACTAACTAGCATATATAAAATAGGAAAAGCTAGTTTGAGTTCTAGCCTTTATCATCGTTATACAACAGACGTTGTAGAAAGAGTATCAACGTTTATTGATAATGTAAATTTTAGTACTCCAGAAAATATAGGAACGAATTCATCCATAGGTTTTGAAACAAATGGGAAATATAGCCCTACGAAATGGTTAACTTTTACAGGAGATTTTAATTTCAACTATTTTGATCGTAAAGGAACTTTTGAAGATCAGGTATTTGATTTTAACGGAAATCAATGGTCCACCAGATTAGGTACAAAACTAGGGTTACCTGCTGATATCGATTTAGAAATCAATGGAAATTATCGTTCAGATTTCGAAACTGTACAAGGAAAACAAAGTGGGTTTGCCTTTCTAGATCTTGGAATGCGTAAAAAAATATTAAAAGGAAAAATAGTTGCTAATCTTGGTATTCGAGATGTTTTTGCTTCTAGAATTCAGGAAAATTTTGTAAATCAACCTACTTTCGAAACCTATAATTTTGGACAACGTGGACGCTTTTTTACATTTGGATTAAGCTACGCTTTTGGTAAAGGAGAAGCAGTAACTTATTCTGGACGCAGAAGATAG
- a CDS encoding AraC family transcriptional regulator, producing the protein MLLSNSFYESRKLVDLVENQTSYVLEDSAMHIFETHSRAEMVQLQFTTPVLASMFKGKKVMHLRDNPCFEFLPGESLILPANELMSIDFPEARVDNPTRCLAMEIGEERLKNIIDLMNESMTKPDGKEWKLMDYNFHFTNDHSIYRILQRLVYLYTENHPAKDSFVSNMIQELVIRILQVNTRKTYRTKTKELSNDYRLAYVVQYIRDNICNPLTIKELSKEACMSESHFYKVFKQEMGISPTDFINEERVQKATQLLADPVYNLKEVFLACGFTNRSYFNRMFKRIKGINPSNYRNRFA; encoded by the coding sequence ATGCTGCTATCAAATTCTTTTTATGAGTCAAGAAAATTGGTTGATTTAGTAGAAAATCAAACTTCTTATGTTTTGGAAGATTCTGCTATGCATATTTTTGAAACACATTCAAGAGCAGAAATGGTACAACTTCAATTTACAACTCCGGTTCTGGCGAGTATGTTTAAAGGTAAAAAAGTGATGCATTTACGAGATAACCCTTGCTTCGAGTTTTTACCTGGTGAATCTTTAATACTTCCTGCTAATGAGCTCATGAGTATTGACTTTCCTGAAGCTAGAGTTGATAACCCGACACGTTGTTTGGCGATGGAAATAGGAGAGGAGCGATTGAAGAATATTATAGATTTGATGAATGAATCTATGACCAAACCAGATGGAAAGGAGTGGAAGCTTATGGATTATAATTTCCACTTTACTAATGATCATAGTATTTATAGAATTTTACAACGTTTAGTGTATCTATACACAGAAAATCATCCGGCAAAAGATTCTTTTGTATCTAATATGATTCAAGAATTAGTCATTAGAATTCTACAGGTAAATACTCGTAAAACCTATAGAACTAAAACTAAAGAATTATCAAATGATTATCGATTGGCTTATGTCGTTCAATACATTCGTGATAATATATGCAATCCGTTAACAATAAAAGAATTAAGCAAAGAAGCTTGTATGAGTGAAAGTCATTTTTATAAAGTTTTTAAACAGGAAATGGGTATTTCTCCTACTGATTTTATAAATGAAGAACGTGTCCAGAAGGCAACACAATTACTCGCTGATCCAGTGTATAACCTAAAAGAAGTGTTTTTGGCATGTGGCTTTACCAATCGTTCGTATTTTAATCGTATGTTTAAAAGGATTAAGGGAATTAACCCTAGTAATTATAGAAATCGTTTTGCCTAA
- a CDS encoding aldehyde dehydrogenase family protein: MDNVSTNEKKAFSKPQFKNQYDNYIGGKWTPPVKGEYFDNVSPVDGNNFTKIARSTSEDIELAIDAAWQAAPSWNNSSVTERSNMLLKIADVMEQNLEVLARAETWDNGKALRETMVADLPLAIDHFRYFAGVIRAEEGTVSELDSTTISMNIKEPLGVVGQIIPWNFPILMATWKVAPALAAGNCVVLKPAEQTPVGVMILMELIEGILPDGVLNVVNGFGIEAGKPLASNSRINKIAFTGETTTGQLIMQYASKNIIPVTLELGGKSPNIFFESIMDADDEFFDKCIEGAVMFALNQGEVCTCPSRILIQESIYDQFIERVVERVEAIKLGHPLDPTTMMGAQASNDQFEKILNYINIGKDEGCEVLTGGEAAYNEGLESGYYVQPTLLKGNNKMRVFQEEIFGPVACVTTFKDEAEALEIANDTLYGLGAGVWTRDTHQAYQISRKVQAGRVWVNCYHLYPAHAPFGGYKKSGIGRETHKMMLNHYRQTKNMLISHDKNALGFF; the protein is encoded by the coding sequence ATGGACAACGTAAGTACAAACGAGAAAAAGGCTTTTTCAAAACCACAATTCAAAAATCAATATGATAATTATATTGGTGGTAAGTGGACACCACCAGTAAAAGGTGAATATTTTGACAATGTATCACCTGTTGATGGTAATAATTTCACAAAGATAGCTAGATCGACATCAGAGGATATAGAATTAGCAATAGATGCGGCTTGGCAAGCAGCACCTTCTTGGAACAATAGTTCCGTAACCGAGCGCAGCAACATGCTTTTAAAAATTGCAGATGTTATGGAACAAAATCTGGAGGTTTTAGCTCGAGCAGAAACTTGGGATAATGGTAAAGCACTTCGAGAAACAATGGTTGCAGATTTACCATTAGCAATAGACCATTTTAGATATTTTGCGGGTGTAATTCGTGCAGAAGAAGGTACTGTAAGTGAGTTGGACTCAACTACTATTTCTATGAATATAAAGGAACCACTAGGCGTAGTTGGGCAAATAATACCTTGGAATTTTCCGATTCTTATGGCTACTTGGAAAGTCGCTCCTGCATTAGCTGCGGGTAATTGTGTCGTACTAAAACCAGCAGAACAAACACCGGTAGGTGTAATGATTCTTATGGAATTAATCGAAGGTATACTCCCTGATGGTGTATTAAATGTAGTAAATGGGTTCGGTATTGAGGCAGGAAAACCTTTGGCATCCAATTCTAGAATTAATAAAATAGCATTTACCGGAGAAACGACTACAGGACAGCTAATTATGCAATATGCAAGTAAAAACATTATACCTGTAACTTTAGAGTTAGGCGGAAAAAGTCCAAATATCTTTTTCGAAAGTATTATGGATGCTGATGATGAGTTTTTTGATAAATGTATAGAAGGAGCAGTCATGTTTGCTTTAAATCAGGGAGAAGTATGTACCTGTCCTTCAAGAATATTAATTCAAGAAAGTATCTATGATCAATTTATAGAACGTGTGGTAGAACGAGTAGAAGCAATAAAATTAGGACATCCTCTAGATCCGACAACTATGATGGGTGCACAAGCTTCTAACGATCAATTTGAAAAAATATTAAATTATATAAATATAGGAAAAGATGAAGGTTGTGAGGTATTAACTGGTGGAGAAGCTGCTTATAACGAAGGGCTTGAAAGCGGATACTATGTACAACCTACATTATTAAAAGGGAATAACAAAATGCGCGTATTTCAGGAAGAAATCTTTGGACCTGTAGCTTGTGTTACCACTTTTAAAGATGAAGCCGAAGCATTGGAAATAGCGAATGATACTCTCTATGGTCTTGGTGCTGGTGTTTGGACAAGAGATACTCATCAAGCTTATCAAATTTCTAGAAAAGTGCAAGCAGGACGTGTTTGGGTAAACTGTTATCATCTATATCCTGCACACGCTCCTTTCGGAGGTTATAAAAAGTCTGGTATTGGTCGAGAAACCCATAAAATGATGCTTAATCATTATCGACAGACAAAAAACATGCTCATTTCACACGATAAAAATGCTTTAGGTTTTTTCTAA
- a CDS encoding DUF779 domain-containing protein: MIERVLITKQAIQVIDTLREKHGPLMFHQSGGCCDGSSPMCFPKGELMINDSDIYMGTIHDCEFYMSKDQFEYWKHTQLKVDIVKGRGSSFSLEIPLGIRFIIKSRIFTEEEIDALNTTAS; this comes from the coding sequence ATGATAGAACGTGTATTAATAACAAAACAAGCTATACAGGTTATAGATACCTTAAGGGAAAAACATGGTCCACTTATGTTTCATCAAAGTGGTGGTTGCTGTGATGGCTCCTCTCCCATGTGTTTTCCTAAAGGAGAATTAATGATCAATGATTCCGATATATATATGGGAACTATTCATGATTGTGAATTCTATATGTCAAAAGATCAATTTGAATATTGGAAACATACGCAACTAAAGGTAGATATCGTAAAAGGTAGAGGTTCTAGTTTTTCTTTAGAAATTCCCCTAGGTATTCGATTTATTATCAAATCTCGAATTTTCACAGAAGAAGAAATAGATGCTTTAAATACTACTGCCTCCTAA
- the argE gene encoding acetylornithine deacetylase — protein MTVENILAKLVSFPVLGGESNLTIIHWIKDYIESFDVKVNLLPNEDGTKASLHCRIGPEIDGGVILSGHTDVVPVEGQEWSTDPFLLTDKNDGKLYGRGSCDMKGFVACCLAALPHMIKADLKKPIYFAFSYDEEIGCLAGPALARAINDFYKEKPTYAIIGEPSSMEPIVGQKGIYILETYVNGSAGHSSRIKQEVSAIHESMRLVLWLENRMNQLIANKRFDDRFHPPHSTIHVGLMRGGIAPNVIADKSYFYWDLRVIPMDEVDTIISDFESYCREREKELQEVFPDFSIKTIENHPPVPFLDTDAKADVVELVKRISGNSELNTVAYASEAGQFANEGFQSVICGPGSIEQAHRANEYIELEQLEKGMEMINKLITELSVGNYT, from the coding sequence ATGACCGTTGAAAATATTCTTGCAAAACTCGTTTCATTTCCAGTACTTGGAGGTGAGAGTAATTTAACTATCATTCATTGGATAAAGGATTATATTGAGTCTTTTGATGTTAAAGTAAATCTATTACCCAATGAAGATGGTACTAAAGCTTCATTACACTGTAGAATAGGTCCAGAAATTGATGGTGGTGTAATTCTTTCTGGTCATACGGATGTAGTACCAGTAGAAGGGCAAGAATGGAGTACAGATCCTTTTTTACTTACTGATAAAAATGATGGAAAACTCTATGGTAGAGGTTCTTGTGACATGAAAGGATTTGTAGCTTGTTGTTTAGCTGCATTACCACATATGATAAAAGCTGATCTAAAAAAACCTATCTACTTTGCTTTTTCATATGATGAGGAAATAGGTTGTTTAGCAGGTCCAGCGTTAGCACGTGCTATTAATGATTTTTATAAAGAAAAACCAACATATGCTATTATTGGAGAACCTTCGTCCATGGAACCTATTGTAGGTCAAAAAGGAATTTATATTTTGGAAACTTATGTTAATGGCTCTGCTGGACATAGTAGTCGTATCAAACAAGAAGTGAGTGCTATTCATGAATCTATGCGCCTTGTTCTTTGGCTTGAGAACAGAATGAATCAATTAATAGCTAATAAAAGATTTGATGATCGTTTTCATCCGCCACATTCCACAATTCATGTTGGTTTGATGCGTGGAGGTATAGCTCCAAATGTAATTGCTGATAAATCCTATTTTTATTGGGATTTACGAGTTATTCCTATGGATGAGGTAGACACTATTATTAGTGATTTTGAATCATATTGTAGAGAACGGGAAAAAGAACTACAAGAAGTTTTTCCCGATTTTTCAATAAAAACTATTGAAAATCATCCACCAGTACCGTTTTTGGATACAGATGCTAAAGCTGATGTAGTAGAATTGGTTAAGAGAATATCCGGAAACTCAGAATTAAATACTGTTGCATATGCATCTGAAGCTGGGCAATTCGCTAATGAAGGTTTTCAGTCAGTAATTTGTGGACCTGGATCTATTGAACAAGCACATAGAGCCAATGAATATATAGAATTAGAACAATTGGAAAAAGGAATGGAAATGATTAATAAATTGATCACTGAATTGTCCGTAGGTAATTATACTTAA
- a CDS encoding YfcC family protein, with product MNTLNSRSSIFKRIPHAISMLFGIIILVTILSYLIPAGTYERIVVDGRNTVVPNSYKTIASTPVGLLDMFKAIPLGFKAAAEIIFIVLAGAIMFGFMDASKAVENAIGTLVKKLGLKNKYLIIVIMTFIYGLLGVTVGYEHNIAMVPIAAILSIALGGDLILAAGISVGAMTIGFGLSPINPYTVGTGHKIAQLPIFSGALLRSMFCLIALSIMAYYNVRYFKKIIKHPNKSLGNGLNIGELSLSKPISEYSMNGKNWMVISVFIIGLLTILYGVFNLDWYINELSAIFLIIALLCGLLSRMSTNTMSETVLKSVSLAAPGAFMVGFATSIKVLMEMGNIGDTISYQLSSLLEGLPLHLSAICMSISQSVINFFIPSGSGQALATLPVMLPLGESLGLNSQITILAFQIGDGLSNLVNPTLGGLIAMLSMCRVPIDRWIRFILPVLIILIGISFLTLTIAVAINYN from the coding sequence ATGAATACATTAAATTCTCGTTCTTCTATTTTTAAACGAATTCCTCATGCTATCAGCATGTTGTTTGGCATTATTATTCTTGTGACTATTTTAAGCTATTTAATCCCAGCTGGCACCTACGAACGAATTGTTGTTGATGGAAGGAATACTGTTGTTCCTAATTCGTATAAAACTATAGCATCAACACCTGTGGGATTATTAGACATGTTTAAAGCAATTCCACTCGGTTTTAAAGCAGCGGCAGAAATCATTTTTATTGTATTGGCAGGAGCAATAATGTTTGGTTTTATGGATGCATCGAAGGCTGTTGAAAATGCAATCGGGACCTTGGTTAAAAAGTTAGGTCTGAAAAATAAATATTTGATTATTGTTATTATGACTTTTATATATGGTTTACTAGGTGTTACCGTAGGTTATGAGCATAATATTGCAATGGTTCCTATAGCTGCCATTTTAAGTATTGCTTTAGGCGGAGATTTAATTTTAGCAGCAGGTATTTCTGTTGGAGCTATGACAATTGGCTTTGGTTTATCTCCTATAAATCCATACACAGTAGGTACAGGGCATAAAATTGCGCAACTACCTATTTTTTCAGGGGCTTTACTTCGCAGTATGTTTTGCTTAATTGCATTATCTATTATGGCATATTATAATGTGCGTTATTTTAAAAAAATTATAAAACATCCTAATAAAAGTCTAGGTAATGGTTTGAATATTGGAGAGTTGTCATTATCAAAACCTATTTCTGAATATTCAATGAATGGAAAAAATTGGATGGTCATTTCTGTATTCATTATTGGACTTTTAACAATTTTATATGGGGTTTTTAATTTAGATTGGTATATCAATGAGCTATCAGCCATATTTTTGATTATTGCACTTCTTTGTGGATTATTATCTAGAATGAGTACCAACACGATGAGTGAAACTGTTTTAAAATCTGTTAGTCTTGCAGCGCCAGGAGCTTTTATGGTTGGTTTTGCCACATCCATTAAAGTTCTAATGGAAATGGGAAATATAGGTGATACTATTTCATATCAACTTTCCTCTTTATTGGAGGGCTTGCCCTTACACTTGTCAGCGATTTGTATGTCAATTTCTCAATCTGTAATTAATTTTTTCATACCATCTGGAAGTGGTCAGGCATTAGCTACTTTGCCCGTTATGCTGCCCTTAGGAGAATCTTTGGGCCTTAATAGTCAGATTACCATTTTGGCTTTTCAGATAGGTGATGGGTTATCGAATCTTGTTAATCCAACATTAGGAGGACTTATCGCCATGTTAAGCATGTGTCGTGTTCCCATTGATAGATGGATTCGATTTATTTTACCAGTATTGATTATTCTAATCGGGATATCTTTTTTAACATTAACAATTGCAGTAGCCATAAATTATAACTAA